From the genome of Candidatus Aminicenantes bacterium, one region includes:
- a CDS encoding methyltransferase domain-containing protein, producing MPHKFHADHLARLMSSERRQELPPDAILRQSGLAPGQTLVDIGVGPGFFALPAARLVGPKGRVFGLDVSPVMLAALRKNAGAAELANIRAVRITETAPALPPAADVYLIVNTFHEFDEPAAYLAALRRAMTSASRLVIVDFLKKKTPSGPPLADRIPLSRMGSILRAAGFEVLKVFRPNDAEYGVVARRRS from the coding sequence ATGCCGCACAAGTTCCACGCCGACCACCTCGCCCGCCTGATGTCCTCCGAACGTCGTCAAGAGCTCCCCCCGGACGCAATCCTCCGCCAGTCCGGCCTGGCTCCCGGCCAGACGCTCGTCGACATCGGCGTCGGGCCCGGCTTTTTCGCCCTTCCGGCCGCCCGCCTCGTCGGGCCCAAGGGCCGGGTCTTCGGCCTGGATGTCTCCCCCGTCATGCTTGCAGCCCTGCGCAAAAACGCCGGCGCCGCCGAGCTGGCCAACATCAGGGCCGTCCGGATCACGGAAACCGCCCCCGCTCTTCCGCCGGCCGCCGACGTCTACCTCATCGTCAACACATTCCACGAGTTCGACGAACCGGCGGCCTATTTGGCAGCCCTCCGCCGCGCCATGACCTCCGCATCCCGCCTGGTCATCGTCGACTTCCTCAAGAAAAAGACCCCTTCGGGCCCCCCTCTGGCCGACCGCATCCCGCTCAGCCGCATGGGTTCGATCCTGCGGGCCGCGGGATTCGAAGTCCTGAAAGTGTTCCGGCCCAACGACGCCGAATACGGAGTCGTCGCCCGCCGGAGGTCCTGA
- the rlmD gene encoding 23S rRNA (uracil(1939)-C(5))-methyltransferase RlmD: MRVVLASQSPRRKELLARLFPAFEVDPSAVDETAIQEEDPVFFAMAAAEAKARDVAARHPEALVVGADTIVCLEKDVFGKPADRAEAERMLGRLSGRKHRVITGVALYRRDDDRSVVDYEITYVIFKPLSEAAIAAYLDGHAYLDKAGSYAIQEIGPAFVERVDGDYDNVVGLPVGRLKRMLREWDSPDLTIDVSGIDFASGWAFGSVDGGAVLVPGALPGDRVQARIVRRKPRSAKVIRTEAGSPDRVAPPCSYFGSCGGCAFQNLAYARQLELKQARFLDVIRHGSGLDLGEAVFEPILPSPSLFDYRNKMEFAFGGEAGAIKIGLRGRSMPGPQSHKKTVGLDRCLIFGGAAEAIFPATREFANASGLPPYDPLGQKGYFRNLVLREGKATGEYMAVLVTKSGGGADIHGWADRLRAEAPRVTSVWSADNDSVADLVDLESARLESGAAFIEEELGGLRFRIYPDSFFQPNPRGARLFYDRIAARVRETGAKRALGLFCGSGSIELSLAGAVDEVVGIDSAARNIRNAEENAALNGISNARFVAGLVEKTLDGASFGGFDLLILDPPRAGIHPEGLRRALALRASQIVYMSCNPATLARDLAAFTAGGYVVEKLHCADFFPHTPHMEALAFLSK; this comes from the coding sequence ATGCGTGTCGTCCTCGCCTCCCAATCGCCCCGCCGGAAGGAGCTTCTGGCCCGCCTCTTCCCCGCCTTCGAGGTCGACCCGAGCGCCGTCGACGAAACCGCCATCCAGGAAGAGGATCCGGTCTTTTTCGCCATGGCCGCAGCCGAGGCCAAGGCACGCGACGTCGCGGCCCGCCATCCGGAAGCCCTGGTCGTCGGCGCCGACACGATTGTCTGCCTGGAAAAGGATGTCTTCGGCAAGCCTGCCGACCGTGCCGAAGCCGAACGGATGCTGGGCCGGCTCTCCGGCCGCAAGCACCGCGTCATCACCGGGGTGGCGCTCTACCGTCGGGACGACGACCGGTCGGTCGTCGACTACGAGATCACTTACGTCATCTTCAAGCCGCTCAGCGAAGCCGCCATCGCCGCGTACCTCGACGGCCATGCCTATCTGGACAAGGCCGGCAGCTACGCCATCCAGGAGATCGGCCCGGCTTTCGTCGAGAGGGTCGACGGCGACTACGACAACGTGGTCGGACTGCCGGTCGGCCGCCTCAAACGAATGCTGAGGGAATGGGATTCTCCGGATCTGACGATCGATGTTTCAGGGATCGATTTCGCCTCGGGCTGGGCCTTCGGCAGCGTGGATGGCGGCGCGGTTCTTGTTCCCGGCGCGCTGCCCGGGGATCGGGTCCAGGCCCGCATCGTCAGGCGCAAGCCGCGCTCGGCCAAAGTCATTCGGACCGAGGCGGGATCCCCCGATCGGGTCGCCCCCCCCTGCTCCTATTTCGGGAGCTGCGGCGGCTGCGCCTTCCAGAATCTGGCCTACGCCCGCCAGCTCGAGCTCAAGCAGGCCCGCTTCTTGGACGTGATCCGGCACGGCTCGGGTCTCGATCTGGGCGAGGCGGTCTTCGAGCCGATCCTCCCCTCGCCCTCGCTCTTCGATTATCGCAACAAGATGGAGTTCGCCTTCGGCGGCGAAGCGGGCGCGATCAAGATCGGACTGCGGGGCCGCTCGATGCCCGGGCCGCAATCCCACAAGAAGACAGTCGGGCTGGACCGTTGCCTCATCTTTGGCGGCGCAGCCGAGGCGATCTTTCCCGCGACCCGTGAATTCGCCAATGCCTCGGGCCTGCCGCCCTACGACCCGCTGGGACAGAAGGGGTACTTCCGCAATCTCGTGCTGCGCGAGGGGAAAGCGACCGGCGAATACATGGCCGTGCTGGTGACGAAGAGCGGCGGCGGAGCCGATATCCACGGCTGGGCGGACCGGCTTCGGGCCGAGGCGCCGCGGGTCACGAGCGTTTGGTCGGCCGACAACGACAGCGTCGCCGACCTGGTCGACCTGGAAAGCGCCCGGCTGGAATCGGGCGCCGCGTTCATCGAGGAGGAGCTGGGCGGGCTTCGCTTCCGGATCTACCCGGACTCGTTCTTCCAGCCGAATCCGCGGGGCGCGAGGCTGTTTTACGACAGGATCGCGGCCCGAGTCCGCGAGACGGGCGCCAAGCGGGCGCTGGGGCTGTTCTGCGGCTCCGGCTCGATCGAGCTCTCCCTGGCCGGGGCGGTGGACGAGGTCGTGGGGATCGATTCGGCGGCGCGCAACATCCGGAACGCCGAGGAGAACGCCGCCCTCAACGGCATCTCGAACGCCCGCTTCGTCGCCGGCCTGGTCGAGAAGACCTTGGACGGGGCATCGTTCGGAGGCTTCGATCTTTTAATTCTCGACCCGCCGCGGGCGGGCATCCACCCCGAAGGCTTGCGGAGGGCGCTCGCCCTGCGCGCTTCCCAGATCGTCTATATGTCATGCAACCCGGCCACCCTGGCCCGCGACCTGGCCGCCTTCACGGCCGGCGGCTACGTCGTGGAAAAGCTCCACTGCGCCGACTTCTTCCCTCACACGCCGCACATGGAAGCCCTGGCTTTTCTTTCCAAATAG